The Ananas comosus cultivar F153 linkage group 2, ASM154086v1, whole genome shotgun sequence genome contains a region encoding:
- the LOC109725835 gene encoding formin-like protein 9 isoform X2 codes for MLLDPSHHSHPTPVNKLMGTASFQESQNVRGDEGLHVLLKIRLLLGLKSSTLKGPAHHGYHYSPAPAPVEEVIPPGHVPQLHTHVDPPHTPHSHRAHISPSQSLGHQRDNRAKKRLRRIAIIVAVSAGFSAIVLGIAIVLVYKRSSRRTTKRSDRPLQVFGNKSKSHMVPNVTSKVSFDPGPELFYLNSLAPYLENDDSSLKQRPESNNVSVNESLSSSPLLLNGEVMKYQPDSINRSDEEKPPIDNSHLDTDDESFHSICCSHSSNGSVSDVFLLKQSHLSIKCSSPCFPQKDFSPSNSSDKSISPNFRSQHCIPFDQKRASNPSPRSLQAEAFQIPPTPCNQDRVFHVSPKSSMSHGVPKLQETDLPSTKICSESLKMSPRQSYPSYGSVNSTAKKETTPFPSNLDLISTPKGTPKESNTSPSTSISTNDKLPRTPPLPLRGTGAPTPPPPPPPLPPPFMSVSNRKGSNSGPPPPPPCPILLTTPGSKDGSSLPKLKPLHWDKVRAAPDRSMVWDKIRSSSFELDEKMIESLFGYNMKNSAKHEEAKNKTQSPSKHVMEHKRLQNITILLKAINSTSEQVCDALTKGNGLSVQQLEALVKMTPTKEEEEKFSLYDGDIDELDPAEKFVKVVLSIPFAFSRVQVMLYRETFEDEVAHLRKSFAMLEEACKELRSSRLFLKLLEAVLKTGNRMNVGTIRGGARAFKLDALLKLADVKGTDGKTTLLHFVVQEMIRSEGLSAMESKSINAPQKNTRSAEEREEDYKAMGLDLVSGLVSELCNVKKTASIDLDVLISSVSNLSCGMAQMIQLVEKDLMIDDTNRSFVNSMKLFIDHAEKTITGLKDDEKQVLLHVRDITEYYHGDMSKDEANPLRIFVIVRDFLCMLDRVCKEIQSSRAHRGPHMIIPFR; via the exons ATGCTATTGGATCCTTCTCACCATAGCCACCCAACTCCAGTGAATAAG CTTATGGGCACTGCTAGTTTTCAAGAAAGCCAGAATGTGAGGGGAGATGAGGGGCTTCATGTTCTCTTAAAGATTAGATTGCTACTTGGTTTGAAGAGTTCCACTTTGAAAGGACCAGCTCACCATGGCTATCACTATTCTCCTGCTCCAGCACCAGTTGAAGAAGTCATACCACCAGGTCATGTGCCTCAACTCCACACCCATGTCGACCCCCCCCACACACCGCATTCTCATCGAGCTCATATTTCGCCGTCGCAAAGTTTGGGACACCAAAGGGATAATAGAGCCAAGAAAAGACTTCGAAGAATAGCCATCATCGTTGCAGTGTCGGCGGGATTTTCTGCAATTGTTCTTGGTATTGCAATAGTGTTAGTTTATAAGAGGTCCTCAAGAAGAACTACGAAGAGATCTGATAGACCATTGCAGGTATTCGGCAACAAATCTAAGTCTCATATGGTGCCGAACGTAACGAGCAAGGTGAGTTTTGATCCTGGCCCAGAGCTGTTTTATCTGAATTCCCTAGCACCATACCTAGAGAATGATGACTCTAGCCTTAAACAGAGACCTGAATCTAATAATGTCTCGGTAAATGAAAGCTTATCTAGTTCTCCACTACTACTCAATGGAGAAGTAATGAAGTATCAGCCAGATTCTATAAACCGTTCAGATGAAGAGAAACCTCCGATTGATAATTCTCATTTGGACACCGACGACGAGTCTTTCCATTCCATTTGCTGTTCACATTCCTCGAATGGTTCTGTCTCTGATGTCTTCTTATTAAAACAAAGTCACCTTTCTATAAAATGTTCCTCTCCATGTTTTCCGCAAAAAGATTTTTCTCCCTCTAATTCCTCCGATAAATCGATCTCACCCAATTTTCGATCCCAACATTGCATTCCTTTTGATCAGAAAAGAGCTTCTAATCCGTCTCCAAGAAGCTTGCAAGCCGAAGCATTTCAAATTCCACCTACACCATGTAATCAGGATAGAGTATTTCATGTGTCTCCTAAATCTTCAATGTCTCATGGTGTTCCCAAGTTGCAAGAAACTGATCTCCCAAGCACCAAAATTTGTTCCGAATCCCTGAAAATGTCACCAAGACAAAGCTATCCTTCCTACGGCTCAGTAAACTCGAcagcaaaaaaagaaacaacCCCATTCCCTTCAAATTTAGACTTAATATCTACTCCGAAGGGAACTCCAAAAGAATCAAACACATCCCCGAGCACTTCAATTTCGACTAACGATAAACTACCTCGAACTCCTCCACTGCCACTGCGTGGCACAGGAGCACCAACGCcaccgcctccacctccgcctctgcctccgccctTCATGTCAGTTTCAAATCGGAAAGGGTCCAATTCCggccctcctcctccgcctccgtgCCCAATTCTGCTAACTACACCAGGCAGCAAAGATGGTTCTTCCCTGCCGAAGTTAAAGCCACTGCATTGGGACAAAGTACGAGCGGCACCCGACCGTTCCATGGTATGGGACAAGATCAGATCGAGCTCATTCGA GTTGGATGAGAAGATGATTGAATCACTCTTTGGGTATAACATGAAAAATTCAGCCAAGCATGAAGAAGCAAAGAACAAGACCCAATCTCCAAGCAAGCATGTCATGGAGCATAAGAGGCTGCAAAACATCACTATATTGTTGAAGGCAATTAACTCAACAAGTGAGCAAGTATGCGATGCTTTGACAAAAG GAAATGGGCTGTCTGTGCAGCAATTGGAAGCACTGGTCAAGATGACACCGAcaaaggaagaagaggagaagttCTCTTTGTATGATGGGGACATCGATGAGTTAGATCCAGCAGAAAAATTTGTCAAGGTGGTATTAAGCATACCATTTGCATTTTCAAGAGTTCAAGTAATGCTATACAGGGAAACTTTTGAAGATGAAGTTGCTCACCTAAGAAAATCCTTTGCAATGCTTGAA GAAGCTTGCAAAGAACTTAGGTCAAGTAGGCTTTTCTTAAAGCTACTTGAAGCTGTTCTTAAAACAGGAAATAGGATGAATGTCGGGACAATACGAGGCGGCGCAAGAGCATTCAAACTTGATGCTTTGCTTAAACTAGCCGATGTGAAAGGCACTGACGGGAAGACTACTTTACTCCATTTTGTTGTTCAAGAGATGATTCGATCCGAAGGTCTAAGTGCCATGGAGTCGAAATCGATAAATGCACCACAAAAGAATACACGGAGCGCCGAGGAAAGAGAAGAGGATTACAAGGCAATGGGTCTAGACCTTGTTTCAGGACTAGTCAGCGAGCTCTGCAATGTTAAGAAAACTGCTAGCATAGACCTGGATGTTTTGATAAGCTCGGTCTCGAATCTCTCGTGTGGAATGGCTCAGATGATACAACTTGTGGAGAAGGATTTAATGATCGACGATACGAATCGGAGCTTTGTGAACTCTATGAAACTGTTTATTGATCATGCTGAGAAGACCATCACAGGGTTAAAAGACGATGAAAAGCAAGTTCTACTTCATGTAAGAGATATAACCGAGTACTATCATGGGGATATGAGCAAGGATGAAGCGAATCCGCTTCGGATTTTCGTGATTGTGAGGGACTTTCTTTGCATGCTAGATAGAGTGTGTAAAGAGATCCAGAGTTCGAGGGCCCATCGGGGTCCCCATATGATTATTCCCTTTCGATGA
- the LOC109706824 gene encoding heavy metal-associated isoprenylated plant protein 25-like, protein MSDKFYCMTMRMNIDCNGCYRKIRRTLLKMQELESHLIERKQCRVSVCGVFVPQDVAIRIRNKVNRRVEILEIKEVDSNTMDSGK, encoded by the exons ATGAGTGATAAG TTTTATTGTATGACCATGAGGATGAACATCGACTGCAACGGTTGCTATCGTAAAATCCGAAGAACTCTTCTCAAGATGCAAG agttggagagccatttgataGAGAGGAAGCAGTGTAGAGTAAGCGTATGTGGAGTATTTGTTCCGCAGGATGTGGCTATAAGGATAAGGAACAAAGTTAATCGCAGAGTTGAGATACTGGAAATTAAGGAAGTGGATTCCAACACGATGGACAGCGGAAAATAA
- the LOC109706748 gene encoding uncharacterized protein LOC109706748 — protein sequence MMGGGSRGSMGPLLLVNLVMYVLVLALAGWSLDKYIDRQTHRHLGGNMSTEYLLIFALLAGAVGACSVLAGTMHLRAWRSDSLASAVSAGLVSWALTALSFGLACKQIILGNRGRRLRTLEAFIVILTFTQLLCLMLLCAGAVSSSYGPSCRNSGGGSGGSDYGVMSREQRDTTAASNAPPHA from the exons ATGATGGGTGGAGGAAGTAGGGGGTCGATGGGCCCTCTTCTGCTGGTGAACTTGGTCATGTACGTGCtcgtcctcgccctcgccggGTGGTCCCTGGACAAGTACATCGACCGCCAGACCCACCGCC ATTTGGGCGGGAACATGTCGACCGAGTATCTGCTGATCTTCGCGTTGCTGGCCGGCGCGGTGGGCGCATGCTCGGTGCTGGCGGGAACGATGCATTTGAGGGCGTGGCGAAGCGACAGCCTGGCCAGCGCCGTCTCTGCTGGGCTGGTTTCTTGGGCCCTCACCGCCCTCTCATTTGG CCTCGCATGCAAGCAGATCATTCTGGGGAATCGAGGGCGGCGTCTG AGGACACTTGAGGCGTTCATCGTAATCTTAACGTTCACGCAGTTGCTCTGCCTGATGCTTCTCTGCGCCGGCGCGGTGAGCAGCAGCTACGGCCCCAGCTGTAGAAACTCgggaggcggcagcggcggctccGACTACGGAGTTATGTCTCGTGAACAGAGGGATACAACAgcagcctcaaatgctcctccgCATGCGTGA
- the LOC109725835 gene encoding formin-like protein 9 isoform X1: protein MKREMGSAAKCFCFLSLISFTLLFFNFQLMGTASFQESQNVRGDEGLHVLLKIRLLLGLKSSTLKGPAHHGYHYSPAPAPVEEVIPPGHVPQLHTHVDPPHTPHSHRAHISPSQSLGHQRDNRAKKRLRRIAIIVAVSAGFSAIVLGIAIVLVYKRSSRRTTKRSDRPLQVFGNKSKSHMVPNVTSKVSFDPGPELFYLNSLAPYLENDDSSLKQRPESNNVSVNESLSSSPLLLNGEVMKYQPDSINRSDEEKPPIDNSHLDTDDESFHSICCSHSSNGSVSDVFLLKQSHLSIKCSSPCFPQKDFSPSNSSDKSISPNFRSQHCIPFDQKRASNPSPRSLQAEAFQIPPTPCNQDRVFHVSPKSSMSHGVPKLQETDLPSTKICSESLKMSPRQSYPSYGSVNSTAKKETTPFPSNLDLISTPKGTPKESNTSPSTSISTNDKLPRTPPLPLRGTGAPTPPPPPPPLPPPFMSVSNRKGSNSGPPPPPPCPILLTTPGSKDGSSLPKLKPLHWDKVRAAPDRSMVWDKIRSSSFELDEKMIESLFGYNMKNSAKHEEAKNKTQSPSKHVMEHKRLQNITILLKAINSTSEQVCDALTKGNGLSVQQLEALVKMTPTKEEEEKFSLYDGDIDELDPAEKFVKVVLSIPFAFSRVQVMLYRETFEDEVAHLRKSFAMLEEACKELRSSRLFLKLLEAVLKTGNRMNVGTIRGGARAFKLDALLKLADVKGTDGKTTLLHFVVQEMIRSEGLSAMESKSINAPQKNTRSAEEREEDYKAMGLDLVSGLVSELCNVKKTASIDLDVLISSVSNLSCGMAQMIQLVEKDLMIDDTNRSFVNSMKLFIDHAEKTITGLKDDEKQVLLHVRDITEYYHGDMSKDEANPLRIFVIVRDFLCMLDRVCKEIQSSRAHRGPHMIIPFR from the exons ATGAAGAGAGAAATGGGCTCTGCTGCAAAGTGCTTCTGCTTTCTCTCCCTCATCTCCTTCACACTCCTTTTCTTCAACTTCCAGCTTATGGGCACTGCTAGTTTTCAAGAAAGCCAGAATGTGAGGGGAGATGAGGGGCTTCATGTTCTCTTAAAGATTAGATTGCTACTTGGTTTGAAGAGTTCCACTTTGAAAGGACCAGCTCACCATGGCTATCACTATTCTCCTGCTCCAGCACCAGTTGAAGAAGTCATACCACCAGGTCATGTGCCTCAACTCCACACCCATGTCGACCCCCCCCACACACCGCATTCTCATCGAGCTCATATTTCGCCGTCGCAAAGTTTGGGACACCAAAGGGATAATAGAGCCAAGAAAAGACTTCGAAGAATAGCCATCATCGTTGCAGTGTCGGCGGGATTTTCTGCAATTGTTCTTGGTATTGCAATAGTGTTAGTTTATAAGAGGTCCTCAAGAAGAACTACGAAGAGATCTGATAGACCATTGCAGGTATTCGGCAACAAATCTAAGTCTCATATGGTGCCGAACGTAACGAGCAAGGTGAGTTTTGATCCTGGCCCAGAGCTGTTTTATCTGAATTCCCTAGCACCATACCTAGAGAATGATGACTCTAGCCTTAAACAGAGACCTGAATCTAATAATGTCTCGGTAAATGAAAGCTTATCTAGTTCTCCACTACTACTCAATGGAGAAGTAATGAAGTATCAGCCAGATTCTATAAACCGTTCAGATGAAGAGAAACCTCCGATTGATAATTCTCATTTGGACACCGACGACGAGTCTTTCCATTCCATTTGCTGTTCACATTCCTCGAATGGTTCTGTCTCTGATGTCTTCTTATTAAAACAAAGTCACCTTTCTATAAAATGTTCCTCTCCATGTTTTCCGCAAAAAGATTTTTCTCCCTCTAATTCCTCCGATAAATCGATCTCACCCAATTTTCGATCCCAACATTGCATTCCTTTTGATCAGAAAAGAGCTTCTAATCCGTCTCCAAGAAGCTTGCAAGCCGAAGCATTTCAAATTCCACCTACACCATGTAATCAGGATAGAGTATTTCATGTGTCTCCTAAATCTTCAATGTCTCATGGTGTTCCCAAGTTGCAAGAAACTGATCTCCCAAGCACCAAAATTTGTTCCGAATCCCTGAAAATGTCACCAAGACAAAGCTATCCTTCCTACGGCTCAGTAAACTCGAcagcaaaaaaagaaacaacCCCATTCCCTTCAAATTTAGACTTAATATCTACTCCGAAGGGAACTCCAAAAGAATCAAACACATCCCCGAGCACTTCAATTTCGACTAACGATAAACTACCTCGAACTCCTCCACTGCCACTGCGTGGCACAGGAGCACCAACGCcaccgcctccacctccgcctctgcctccgccctTCATGTCAGTTTCAAATCGGAAAGGGTCCAATTCCggccctcctcctccgcctccgtgCCCAATTCTGCTAACTACACCAGGCAGCAAAGATGGTTCTTCCCTGCCGAAGTTAAAGCCACTGCATTGGGACAAAGTACGAGCGGCACCCGACCGTTCCATGGTATGGGACAAGATCAGATCGAGCTCATTCGA GTTGGATGAGAAGATGATTGAATCACTCTTTGGGTATAACATGAAAAATTCAGCCAAGCATGAAGAAGCAAAGAACAAGACCCAATCTCCAAGCAAGCATGTCATGGAGCATAAGAGGCTGCAAAACATCACTATATTGTTGAAGGCAATTAACTCAACAAGTGAGCAAGTATGCGATGCTTTGACAAAAG GAAATGGGCTGTCTGTGCAGCAATTGGAAGCACTGGTCAAGATGACACCGAcaaaggaagaagaggagaagttCTCTTTGTATGATGGGGACATCGATGAGTTAGATCCAGCAGAAAAATTTGTCAAGGTGGTATTAAGCATACCATTTGCATTTTCAAGAGTTCAAGTAATGCTATACAGGGAAACTTTTGAAGATGAAGTTGCTCACCTAAGAAAATCCTTTGCAATGCTTGAA GAAGCTTGCAAAGAACTTAGGTCAAGTAGGCTTTTCTTAAAGCTACTTGAAGCTGTTCTTAAAACAGGAAATAGGATGAATGTCGGGACAATACGAGGCGGCGCAAGAGCATTCAAACTTGATGCTTTGCTTAAACTAGCCGATGTGAAAGGCACTGACGGGAAGACTACTTTACTCCATTTTGTTGTTCAAGAGATGATTCGATCCGAAGGTCTAAGTGCCATGGAGTCGAAATCGATAAATGCACCACAAAAGAATACACGGAGCGCCGAGGAAAGAGAAGAGGATTACAAGGCAATGGGTCTAGACCTTGTTTCAGGACTAGTCAGCGAGCTCTGCAATGTTAAGAAAACTGCTAGCATAGACCTGGATGTTTTGATAAGCTCGGTCTCGAATCTCTCGTGTGGAATGGCTCAGATGATACAACTTGTGGAGAAGGATTTAATGATCGACGATACGAATCGGAGCTTTGTGAACTCTATGAAACTGTTTATTGATCATGCTGAGAAGACCATCACAGGGTTAAAAGACGATGAAAAGCAAGTTCTACTTCATGTAAGAGATATAACCGAGTACTATCATGGGGATATGAGCAAGGATGAAGCGAATCCGCTTCGGATTTTCGTGATTGTGAGGGACTTTCTTTGCATGCTAGATAGAGTGTGTAAAGAGATCCAGAGTTCGAGGGCCCATCGGGGTCCCCATATGATTATTCCCTTTCGATGA